One Flavobacterium cerinum genomic window, AATCGATCGTATGAAAAACCACAAAAACGGTTTTGTATTACAGATCGAAGGCGGAAAAGTGGATTGGGCGGCACATGCTAATGACATCGGAGCTTTGATTTACGATCAGGTTGCCTTTGATGAAGCGGTAAAAGTGGCTATCGATTTTGCTGAAAAAGATAAAGAAACTTTAGTGATCATCACGACTGACCATGGAAATGCCAATCCGGGTGTTATTTATGGTAAATATGCGAATGCAAATTTCGATAGTATTCAAAATTATACGCAAACCAACGAGTGGGTTTTAAACGCTATTAGTCCGCAATCGACCGTTAAGCAGGTGCACGAAATTATCGAATATGCAAACGGAAAAACCATATCTGATGACGAAGCTAAAACCGTTTTAAGCTATTATGACGGATTACATAAAGAAGAAGGTTTATACAACTATAAAAAATTACCGTATAAAGCCTTTTCCGAAATGCAACAGAAAACAAACTCCGTAGGTTGGATCAGTATGGATCACTCCGCAGATTATGTGGAGCTGGCCATGTTCGGACCGGGTAGTGATTTACTAAAACCTTTTGTAAAAAATACAGATTTGCATTACCTGATGCTTCAGGCTGCTGAAGTTGAGAATAAATTTTAATCCGGTTCAATCGCTTTTTAAACCTGTCAGGTCTTCGGGATCCGACAGGTTTTTAAAAGTCAAAAAAAAGTCAAAATAAGACGCTGCAATTTAGTCTGGTCAATGTAAATTGAAAATTTGTATATTTATAAGTATGAAAACGAGTAAACAAATTGCAGACTGGATTATTTCAAAAGTTAACACCAATGCCGGTGATACCATCTCTCCTCTGAAATTACAAAAACTCCTCTATTATTGTCAGGCATGGCATTTAGCTATCTTTAAAACACCTTTATTTAAAGAAGAAATTCAGGCATGGGCACACGGACCAGTTGTTCCGAGTCAATATTCCCGCTTTTCATATATACTGAGAAATGATCGGATAGATCCTTCCAGTATTAATTTGGAAAAGATCGTATTTGACAATGTAGAAACAGAAAAACTTTTAAATGAAGTTTTTGAAATCTATAATGAACATTCTGCTACCTATTTAGAAGCCTTAACCCATTCCGAAAAACCATGGATCGATGCCCGAGTCAATCTCAATGAATGGGAACGTTCCAATGCCATAATCACACACCAAACCATGGAACGCTTTTATTCGGATTTAAACAATGGCAAAACAGCATAAAAGTTTCTATATCAATAAAGACGTTGTAAAGACAAATACGGAAACAGTCTATATCAATAAAACGGCAACGCATTTGATTGGAACGAATGAAAATGGTGATGATTTAAAACTAATCATTTCTTTTTTACACCTACAAAATAACTACCAGTGTTTTTCAGACTGGTCCAAACAAGACATGAATGATTTTTGGAATTTCTATAAAAAAGTACATCAATATACCTGGACGCAAGTATATGCTACGGCCAGAAAAATTCAAAAAAACGGAATAGCTTACACTATTATACCGGTAACAAAATATCCAAATCCCGAATTCAAAAATAATTTATCACAGGATATAACGCTGTTTGAATTAAGAGTCGACGCAAAAAAAAGAGTACACGGTTTTAGAAATAAATCTGTTTTTTATCTATGCTGGTTAGACCGGGAACATAAGATTACCCATT contains:
- a CDS encoding MAG6450 family protein produces the protein MAKQHKSFYINKDVVKTNTETVYINKTATHLIGTNENGDDLKLIISFLHLQNNYQCFSDWSKQDMNDFWNFYKKVHQYTWTQVYATARKIQKNGIAYTIIPVTKYPNPEFKNNLSQDITLFELRVDAKKRVHGFRNKSVFYLCWLDREHKITH
- a CDS encoding Panacea domain-containing protein, with translation MKTSKQIADWIISKVNTNAGDTISPLKLQKLLYYCQAWHLAIFKTPLFKEEIQAWAHGPVVPSQYSRFSYILRNDRIDPSSINLEKIVFDNVETEKLLNEVFEIYNEHSATYLEALTHSEKPWIDARVNLNEWERSNAIITHQTMERFYSDLNNGKTA